One part of the Torulaspora delbrueckii CBS 1146 chromosome 8, complete genome genome encodes these proteins:
- the GDH1 gene encoding glutamate dehydrogenase (NADP(+)) GDH1 (similar to Saccharomyces cerevisiae GDH3 (YAL062W) and GDH1 (YOR375C); ancestral locus Anc_7.1) — protein MSAYPYEPEFQQAHDEIISSLRDSTLFQNKPEYEKVLPIVAVPERIIQFRVAWENDQGKQEVATGYRVQYNSAKGPYKGGLRFHPTVNLSILKFLGFEQIFKNALTGLDMGGAKGGLCVDLKGRSNNEIRRICYSFMRELSRHIGQDTDVPAGDIGVGGREVGYLFGAYRSFRNSWEGVLTGKGLNWGGSLIRPEATGYGVIYFAQAMIDFATKGKESFEGKRVAISGSGNVAQYAALKVIELGGKVVSLSDSKGCIISETGITSEQVAAIADAKIHFKSLEQIVGEFSAFAENKVQYIAGARPWTHAGKVDIALPCATQNEVSGDEAKALVAAGVKFVAEGSNMGCTPEAIHTFEANRLTASSNDTVWYVGGKASNLGGVLVSGLEMAQNSQRMTWTREAVDQELKRGMINCFNDCISAAQTYSNETNKQTLPSLVKGANLASFIKVADAMFDQGDVY, from the coding sequence AGCTCACGATGAGAttatctcttctttgagagACTCCACTCTATTCCAAAATAAGCCTGAATACGAAAAGGTTTTGCCAATTGTTGCTGTTCCTGAGAgaatcattcaattcagaGTCGCATGGGAAAACGACCAAGGTAAGCAAGAAGTCGCTACCGGTTACAGAGTTCAATACAACTCTGCTAAGGGTCCATACAAGGGTGGTCTACGTTTCCACCCAACTGTCAACCTTTctatcttgaaatttttgggtTTCgaacaaattttcaagaatgctTTGACCGGTTTGGATATGGGTGGTGCCAAGGGTGGTCTATGTGTTGACTTGAAGGGTAGATCCAACAACGAAATCAGAAGAATCTGTTACTCCTTCATGAGAGAACTAAGCAGACACATCGGTCAGGATACCGATGTTCCAGCTGGTGACATCGGTGTCGGTGGCCGTGAAGTCGGTTACTTATTCGGTGCTTACAGATCTTTCAGAAACTCTTGGGAAGGTGTCTTGACCGGTAAGGGTCTAAACTGGGGTGGTTCTTTGATCAGACCAGAAGCTACTGGTTACGGTGTTATCTACTTCGCCCAAGCCATGATTGACTTTGCTACCAAGGGTAAGGAATCTTTCGAAGGTAAGCGTGTTGCCATCTCTGGTAGTGGTAATGTTGCTCAATACGCCGCTCTGAAGGTCATTGAATTGGGTGGTAAGGTTGTCTCCTTGTCTGACTCTAAGGGTTGTATCATTTCTGAAACTGGTATCACTTCTGAACAAGTTGCTGCTATCGCAGATGCTAAGATCCATTTCAAGAGCTTGGAACAAATTGTCGGTGAATTCTCCGCTTTCGCTGAAAACAAGGTTCAATACATTGCTGGCGCTCGTCCATGGACCCACGCTGGTAAGGTCGACATTGCTCTTCCATGTGCTACTCAGAACGAGGTCTCTGGTGACGAAGCAAAGGCACTGGTTGCCGCTGGCGTTAAGTTCGTTGCTGAAGGTTCCAACATGGGTTGTACCCCAGAGGCTATCCACACTTTCGAAGCTAACCGTTTGACCGCTTCTAGCAACGACACTGTCTGGTACGTTGGTGGTAAGGCCAGTAACTTGGGTGGTGTCTTGGTTTCCGGTTTGGAAATGGCTCAAAACTCTCAAAGAATGACCTGGACTAGAGAGGCCGTTGACCAAGAACTAAAGAGAGGTATGATCAACTGTTTCAACGACTGTATCTCTGCTGCTCAAACTTACAGCAACGAGACAAACAAGCAAACTTTGCCATCTTTGGTCAAGGGTGCTAACCTTGCctctttcatcaaggtcGCTGACGCTATGTTCGACCAAGGTGATGTCTACTAA
- the ALD4 gene encoding aldehyde dehydrogenase (NADP(+)) ALD4 (similar to Saccharomyces cerevisiae ALD4 (YOR374W); ancestral locus Anc_7.6), whose protein sequence is MFARSALVARGSATSQVGRIQLRFFSHLPMSIPIKLPNGLEYEQPTGLFINNRFVPSKQKKTFEVINPSTEEEICHVYEGREDDVADAVNAADVAFNNGSWSNIDPLQRGNALYKLAQLIEKDKDVIASIETLDNGKAISSAKGDVELVINYLKSAAGFADKIDGRMIDTGSTHFSYTKREPLGVCGQIIPWNFPLLMWAWKIAPALVTGNTVVLKTAESTPLSALYVSKYIPQAGIPPGVVNIVSGFGKIVGEAISTHPKVKKIAFTGSTATGKHIYQTAAASLKKATLELGGKSPNIVFADADVKHAVENIILGIYYNSGEVCCAGSRVYVEQSAYDELIKQFKVASEAVKVGDPFDENTFQGAQTSQNQLNKILSYVEIGKDEGATLITGGERIGDKGYFVKPTVFGDVKEDMRIVKEEIFGPVVTVTKFKSLDEVVEMANDSEYGLAAGIHTLNINTALKVADRLKAGTVWINTYNDFHHSVPFGGFNASGLGREMGAETLENYTQVKAVRAKLV, encoded by the coding sequence ATGTTTGCTAGATCAGCGCTAGTCGCTAGAGGATCTGCTACCTCCCAAGTGGGGAGGATTCAATTGAGATTTTTCTCTCATTTGCCCATGAGTATCCCTATCAAATTGCCTAATGGGCTAGAATACGAACAACCTACTGGTTTATTCATTAATAATAGATTTGTTCCTTCtaaacaaaagaagacctTCGAAGTCATTAACCCTTccactgaagaagaaatctgtCACGTGTACGAGGGTAGAGAAGATGATGTTGCAGATGCTGTCAATGCGGCTGATGTGGCTTTCAATAACGGCTCTTGGTCTAATATTGACCCATTGCAAAGGGGAAATGCTTTGTACAAATTGGCCCAACTAATAgagaaggataaagatgTGATTGCATCGATCGAGACTTTGGATAACGGTAAAGCTATCAGTTCTGCAAAAGGTGATGTCGAATTGGTTATTAACTACTTGAAATCTGCAGCTGGTTTTGCTGACAAGATTGATGGTAGGATGATTGACACTGGAAGTACTCATTTCTCCTATACCAAGAGAGAACCTTTAGGTGTTTGTGGTCAAATTATTCCTTGGAATTTCCCATTGTTGATGTGGGCTTGGAAAATCGCTCCTGCTTTGGTTACTGGTAACACTGTTGTTCTAAAGACTGCTGAATCTACTCCTTTGTCTGCATTGTACGTTTCTAAATATATCCCACAGGCCGGTATCCCACCCGGTGTCGTTAACATTGTTTCTGGGTTCGGTAAGATTGTCGGTGAGGCTATCAGTACTCACCCTAAGGTTAAAAAAATTGCATTCACTGGTTCCACTGCCACTGGTAAGCACATTTACCAAACTGCTGCTGCttccttgaagaaagctacTTTGGAACTAGGTGGTAAATCCCCAAACATTGTTTTTGCCGATGCTGACGTTAAGCACGCTGTTGAAAATATCATACTAGGTATCTATTATAACTCTGGTGAAGTTTGCTGTGCAGGCTCCAGAGTCTACGTTGAACAATCTGCTTacgatgaattgatcaaaCAATTTAAGGTTGCATCTGAAGCTGTTAAAGTTGGtgatccatttgatgaaaacacCTTCCAAGGTGCTCAAACTTCTCAAAACcagttgaacaagatcttGAGTTACGTTGAAATTGGTAAGGATGAGGGTGCTACTTTGATCACTGGTGGTGAAAGAATTGGTGACAAGGGTTACTTTGTTAAGCCTACTGTCTTCGGTGATGTTAAAGAAGATATGAGAATTGTTAaggaagaaatctttgGCCCAGTGGTGACCGTTACCAAATTTAAGTCTCTAGATGAAGTTGTCGAGATGGCTAACGACTCTGAGTACGGTTTGGCTGCTGGTATTCATACTTTGAACATCAACACCGCCTTGAAGGTGGCTGACAGATTGAAGGCTGGTACTGTCTGGATCAACACTTACAACGATTTCCATCACTCTGTTCCATTTGGTGGCTTCAACGCTTCTGGTCTTGGCCGTGAAATGGGTGCTGAAACATTGGAAAACTATACCCAAGTTAAAGCCGTTCGTGCCAAATTGGTTTAA
- the NDD1 gene encoding Ndd1p (similar to Saccharomyces cerevisiae NDD1 (YOR372C); ancestral locus Anc_7.8) has protein sequence MAPSPPPPSLPEESGLAPGLGVQSVTMDQESDANFFKVISENLKYAFHSPLPNTQFPTPYSSNQLQMSQNANQGIQQTGGEHSSSLIENSMLPGMSGAGNLPSGEPLNDFNMQPSSVLQNGNTFPNEFLLASPEQFKEFLLESPAGFSFLHKTPAKTPLRFVSGKTDENNGNLFGNPRVSSQTPLRSIDLNLMFNSNQMAAASSSPSKRVALSLTPYGRKVLNDIRTPYSKNLASSNSALADFQRARKDFNKMHSSPPTAKKMMKTPQSKLQVRAGTGSCSGTTKLSKENLHLYSGIQGTENGDLCGSSPTTIQLNSSITKSTTRLNASTIPVLTREISESNVDERLFKEDVESLQLSPTPKCNTLSSIDTLRIPELPKMGSFKSETPSMPLKNTTTKKSKTSNSTSYTNRTGKVKKSTKKQPKFQIIVANAQKFNVPTSQKNSKKVTSLKRSQSLLAEAPTTWTGNSSTASSTRTTENDTRRGKRSNSLAEKR, from the coding sequence ATGGCTCCATCACCTCCACCACCGAGCTTGCCCGAGGAAAGTGGGCTGGCTCCTGGATTGGGAGTTCAAAGTGTGACAATGGACCAGGAGTCTGATGcgaatttcttcaaagtaatATCTGAGAATTTAAAATACGCTTTTCATAGTCCATTGCCTAATACACAGTTTCCTACTCCGTACTCTTccaatcaattgcaaatgtCTCAGAATGCAAACCAGGGAATACAGCAGACTGGTGGTGAACACTCTTCATCGTTGATCGAGAACAGCATGTTGCCCGGGATGTCCGGTGCGGGGAATTTGCCATCTGGTGAACCTTTGAACGATTTTAATATGCAACCTTCTTCGGTATTACAGAATGGTAATACGTTCCCCAATGAGTTTCTATTGGCTTCGCCTGAAcagttcaaagaatttctcTTAGAATCCCCAGCGGGTTTTAGTTTCTTGCACAAAACACCTGCGAAGACTCCACTACGGTTCGTTAGTGGGAAGACAGATGAGAATAATGGTAACTTATTTGGAAATCCAAGGGTCAGTTCACAGACCCCTTTGCGAAGTATTGATTTGAATCTCATGTTCAACTCGAACCAGATGGCAGCGGCTTCCTCGTCGCCTTCAAAGCGCGTAGCATTATCGCTAACACCTTATGGAAGAAAGGTGCTTAACGATATCCGGACGCCTTATTCCAAGAATTTAGCATCTTCCAATAGTGCCCTAGCAGATTTCCAGAGGGCTagaaaagatttcaatAAAATGCATAGTTCTCCTCCCACTGCaaaaaaaatgatgaaaacacCACAATCTAAGTTACAGGTCAGGGCAGGTACGGGGTCGTGCTCTGGCACAACAAAGCTCTCTAAGGAAAATTTGCATCTGTATAGTGGCATACAAGGTACTGAAAACGGTGATCTTTGTGGTTCATCTCCAACAACCATTCAATTAAACTCCTCTATAACCAAATCCACAACGCGATTAAATGCTTCTACAATACCCGTTTTGACAAGAGAAATATCCGAGTCTAATGTGGACGAACGATTATTTAAAGAAGACGTCGAAAGCTTACAGTTATCTCCGACGCCGAAATGCAACACACTGTCCTCAATTGATACACTGCGGATTCCTGAATTACCCAAGATGGGTTCTTTCAAGAGCGAGACCCCTTCGATGCCACTCAAAAATACAACCaccaagaagagcaagacATCAAATTCTACATCATATACAAATAGGACTGggaaagtgaaaaaatccACTAAAAAACaaccaaaatttcaaatcataGTAGCAAACGCCCAAAAATTTAACGTACCGACAAGTCaaaagaattcaaagaaagtaACCAGTCTCAAGCGATCACAATCTCTATTAGCTGAGGCTCCAACAACCTGGACTGGGAACAGCAGCACTGCTTCCAGTACAAGAACAACGGAAAATGATACAAGAAGGGGCAAACGGTCGAATTCTCTCGCAGAGAAGAGATGA
- the GPB1 gene encoding Gpb1p (similar to Saccharomyces cerevisiae GPB2 (YAL056W) and GPB1 (YOR371C); ancestral locus Anc_7.9): protein MSSPQFSFKVPSNIDAELLKDQNVSPWDHEFEHPTTKDANTKETFTKYEPIPYASNYMSLLTPPASEAEQRRLRLENEMWLKKYYLSKKLTSHATLRHGSVTSTSDTSVTHSERSKSGTFLNRFLDDTDGIADVFEIRLTHEALNSDARNEEKKKSGTFGSLAARPYYDHYQRLRTMDIRDRTILKRHTLWMPIVGKDFASLRRSHNRGVEVACPLFVDGTSYIPKEYDTYGGCTIISSVFSEHKLPAFAYHCAIDVNDDVFIMGGLVACYKYDEEAPNLQDFQVDGVGNLPPPLLPKIINNPSMISNARLYVMSVASSHVIRPKLSGNVPPPLLCMKASKLTERHIFYYGGFEIKTETFLDDKGIYHLKKRAFVNSTGYILDTVSYRFSKVELVAQPYKFVTYPTLAARFGHMQMSVLTNKGSSYHGSNAKNYGYNESTETDTSSTGEQSALNSPAMSFYSSSKNCNTTHGSAVYTIIIFGGYRQTGDDNYEAMNDLWKIEVPVISRGKRGYYKFADTATASIIPKNENTDPWPSARAFFGYSRAGSGLLARTSTYDGMLDRLYENFSINLTSAANVSKTKPIFPNIPHARKEPLSPRQSTPKETRSNSSSSTNFRVGSPLQNSSPVQWKRQPPEGDLFVIHGGSDNTKVLGDMWWFDLDTESWTEVTTYGKDQERGMTPIKVCIVGQSMVTVGDINVSLGGLNQEEIDRLYLGKDEPKDIARHQQQIGNDFLTIFDLNTQCLQGHNVKRIGEGKDSRLVLADDESNNSGFNDGSYHGLNVTGLVTSFGCQVLHTNGTLTLVGGLVAKRLELDCIGFRGAVLESVLPSISLAS from the coding sequence ATGAGCAGTCCCCAATTCTCGTTCAAGGTTCCCTCGAATATAGATGCGGAGCTTTTAAAAGATCAGAATGTTTCCCCATGGGATCATGAGTTCGAGCATCCAACTACTAAGGATGCTAATACGAAAGAGACTTTTACCAAGTACGAACCAATTCCTTATGCTTCCAATTATATGTCTCTTCTAACACCTCCAGCAAGTGAGGCTGAACAGCGTAGGCTTCGATTGGAAAATGAGATGTGGCTGAAGAAGTACTACCTATCAAAAAAACTGACCAGCCATGCCACTCTAAGACACGGAAGTGTAACGAGTACTTCAGACACATCAGTAACTCATAGCGAAAGATCTAAATCCGGTACTTTTTTGAACAGATTTTTGGATGATACGGATGGGATAGCCGATGTATTTGAAATTCGTCTAACTCATGAAGCGTTGAACAGTGATGCCCgtaatgaagaaaagaagaaatcaggCACGTTTGGATCCCTAGCGGCTAGGCCATACTATGATCATTACCAAAGACTCCGTACCATGGATATCAGAGATAGAACTATCCTCAAACGACATACTTTGTGGATGCCAATTGTGGGAAAAGATTTTGCTTCACTTCGAAGATCACATAACAGAGGAGTTGAGGTAGCTTGCCCATTGTTCGTGGACGGTACAAGTTATATACCCAAGGAGTACGATACGTATGGTGGTTGCACAATAATATCATCGGTGTTTTCTGAACACAAACTTCCAGCATTTGCTTATCACTGCGCTATAGATGTTAATGATGATGTATTTATCATGGGTGGGCTAGTGGCCTGTTACaaatatgatgaagaggcaCCCAATCTACAAGATTTTCAGGTTGACGGAGTGGGGAATCTGCCGCCACCTTTACTACCGAAGATTATAAATAACCCTTCTATGATTAGTAACGCCCGCCTATACGTCATGTCGGTGGCCTCTTCGCACGTAATCAGACCGAAACTTTCAGGAAATGTACCCCCGCCATTGTTGTGTATGAAAGCGTCAAAGCTTACAGAGAGACATATTTTCTATTATGGTGGATTTGAAATAAAGACCGAGACCTTTCTCGACGATAAAGGAATAtatcatttgaagaaaagagcATTTGTGAACAGTACAGGTTACATTTTAGATACGGTAAGCTACAggttttcaaaagttgagTTAGTTGCTCAACCTTACAAGTTTGTTACTTATCCGACCTTGGCTGCTAGATTTGGCCACATGCAAATGTCAGTTTTGACAAATAAAGGCAGCTCGTATCATGGTAGTAATGCAAAAAATTATGGCTATAATGAATCCACAGAAACGGATACTTCTTCGACAGGAGAACAGTCGGCGCTAAATTCACCTGCAATGTcattttattcttcatcgaaaaaTTGTAATACTACTCATGGATCCGCCGTTTACACAATTATTATATTCGGTGGTTACCGACAAACAGGAGATGACAATTATGAGGCAATGAACGATCTCTGGAAGATTGAAGTACCGGTTATCTCAAGAGGCAAACGAGGCTACTATAAGTTCGCAGATACTGCCACAGCCAGCATAATCCCCAAGAACGAAAACACTGATCCGTGGCCCAGCGCGAGAGCCTTCTTTGGTTACTCTCGTGCTGGCTCGGGATTGCTCGCCAGAACATCCACCTACGATGGAATGCTGGATAGGCTCTACGAAAACTTCAGCATCAATCTCACATCTGCGGCAAATGTGTCCAAGACCAAGCCTATCTTTCCAAACATCCCGCATGCTCGCAAGGAACCTTTAAGCCCTAGGCAAAGTACGCCGAAGGAAACTCGATCAAACAGcagttcatcaacaaacttCCGTGTGGGCTCGCCGTTACAGAATTCTTCGCCAGTACAATGGAAAAGGCAACCCCCGGAAGGAGATCTTTTTGTCATCCATGGTGGTTCAGATAATACAAAGGTACTTGGCGATATGTGGTGGTTTGATTTAGATACAGAAAGTTGGACTGAAGTGACTACTTATGGTAAGGACCAGGAGAGGGGAATGACGCCGATAAAAGTTTGCATCGTCGGACAGTCAATGGTTACTGTTGGTGATATAAATGTAAGTCTGGGTGGCCTCAATCAGGAAGAAATCGATCGGCTTTATCTAGGTAAAGACGAACCAAAGGACATCGCAAGACATCAACAGCAGATCGGAAATGATTTTTTGACCATTTTCGATCTGAACACTCAATGTTTGCAAGGTCACAATGTCAAGAGGATTGGAGAAGGCAAGGATAGTCGTCTAGTGCTTGCTGACGACGAGTCGAACAACAGCGGTTTTAACGATGGTTCCTACCATGGTCTCAACGTTACAGGTTTGGTTACTTCATTTGGATGCCAAGTACTGCACACTAATGGTACATTAACGCTGGTGGGAGGCCTCGTTGCCAAGAGACTAGAACTAGACTGTATAGGTTTCAGAGGAGCAGTACTGGAGAGTGTTTTGCCATCCATCAGCTTGGCGAGCTAA
- the TDEL0H04460 gene encoding 2,3-butanediol dehydrogenase (similar to Saccharomyces cerevisiae BDH1 (YAL060W); ancestral locus Anc_7.3) — MRALAYFKKGDIHFADDLPEPTINSDEEVLIEVSWAGICGTDLHEYSDGPIFMPQDGGSHPLSGKKLPQPMGHEMSGIVSKIGSKVTKVKVGDHVVVEAGCSCMDVKRWKESPLKGGKTCSACEKGLVNICAHACFTGLGTSGGGFAERLTVSQDHCIPIPKDLPLDVAALVEPLSVTWHAAKVAGFQKGQTACVLGAGPIGLATILTLKGLGASKIVVSELAQIRRDMAASMGVEVFNPAEHKDAIAELRKIPEGATGFDAAFDCSGVKATFNTALHVTTFRGVSVNIAIWGNKPIDYYPMDITLQEKRLTGSIGYTVQDFKEVVEAIHTGEIPIDDCRQMITGKQKLEDGWEKGFVELMNHKETNVKILLTPNNHNELST, encoded by the coding sequence ATGAGAGCTTTAGCTTACTTTAAGAAGGGCGATATCCACTTCGCGGATGATCTACCGGAACCAACAATTAATAGCGATGAGGAAGTCTTAATCGAGGTCTCATGGGCAGGTATCTGTGGAACTGACCTACATGAGTACTCTGATGGACCAATCTTTATGCCGCAAGATGGCGGATCGCATCCGTTATCAGGTAAGAAATTACCTCAACCCATGGGACACGAGATGTCCGGTATCGTATCGAAGATTGGTTCCAAGGTCACCAAGGTGAAAGTTGGTGATCATGTTGTCGTTGAAGCCGGCTGTTCTTGCATGGACGTCAAGCGTTGGAAGGAATCCCCTCTCAAAGGTGGTAAGACTTGTTCCGCATGTGAAAAAGGTTTGGTGAACATCTGTGCACACGCTTGTTTCACTGGTCTTGGTACTAGTGGTGGTGGTTTCGCCGAAAGATTGACTGTCTCTCAAGACCACTGTATTCCTATTCCAAAGGATCTACCATTGGATGTTGCTGCCTTGGTGGAACCTTTGTCAGTCACTTGGCATGCCGCTAAGGTCGCTGGTTTCCAAAAAGGTCAAACCGCATGTGTTCTTGGTGCTGGTCCAATTGGTCTAGCCACCATCCTAACTCTCAAGGGCCTCGGTGCAAGCAAGATTGTTGTTTCCGAATTGGCCCAGATCAGAAGAGATATGGCCGCCTCAATGGGTGTTGAAGTCTTCAACCCTGCTGAACACAAGGATGCTATTGCTGAACTTCGTAAGATCCCAGAAGGAGCCACTGGTTTCGACGCAGCTTTTGATTGTTCCGGTGTGAAAGCCACTTTCAACACTGCTCTTCATGTCACTACTTTCAGAGGTGTTTCTGTTAACATCGCCATTTGGGGGAACAAACCAATTGATTATTACCCAATGGATATCACTTTGCaagagaagagattgacTGGGTCTATCGGTTACACAGTgcaagatttcaaagaagtcGTCGAAGCAATTCATACCGGTGAGattccaattgatgattgTAGACAAATGATTACCGGTAAGcagaaattggaagatggtTGGGAGAAAGGTTTTGTAGAATTGATGAACCATAAGGAGACTAATGTCAAGATCCTGCTGACTCCAAACAACCACAATGAGCTTAGCACCTAA
- the NUD1 gene encoding Nud1p (similar to Saccharomyces cerevisiae NUD1 (YOR373W); ancestral locus Anc_7.7), with product MEHSPSKDLAEGLQSFHISSPAPQRNSDGEKNHLKQYLLNNEFPDSKFLSYLGDSESKSYIKRLGDWSMNYGTVQQRSKSPAKGDTNGATGSIAVKENLEPPQFKQYLQNNQAANSSKQESYRDPESELILTASLNDISGIPTNTFKRHDHHERRRFLRNSDTNSVAASERSLDEEDEDVDPALEARGVFDNILKVQKSNYDFHQDKPKDEPTARDSDGTSSYLGETPSSLSPNFGVYPEKPAIDGIKLITPEEMGLVFDNVNGVWYKPPTKNQDISSSRTIDNGDSTISEDQRRSESGRFIATSATTRVARNQPPLPIDDEFSEERDEVEDDTPLDAPQINPQFLLRGHTMRKNMKSVGNTTQNMIGNITTASQVETSFQQNKRELIAVLTDVIAPRKVDWKQLSSINLQGANLNQVMGLGEILPRVIDCNLNDNNLRGLQGIPPGTIRLTCRNNQLSTSYFNLDGLPHLETVDLSHNSIGHNLGLLANCTHLREVDLSHNKLKSLDGNLGPSRVLKLNLSHNKISGIIDFAQLIKYSQESEAGWTTIEELNLSNNNITSVKNVRCLPNLRVLKLDENPIAELIEPNEITNHNLKTLTITNTQGALTRIGQNQLPYRRLRILRTDCFPQLAQWRSMPRSLEELVLTNGTTEKLLPWQILPNALRRLAITKIQGLKDLPSDLGALIPCLQELDISNNQLESCYKLIEALPTLCLVRLNLKNNPICSTKRGSKQQQLVEVSRMACPRLKELLV from the coding sequence ATGGAGCATTCTCCCTCTAAGGATTTGGCTGAAGGCTTGCAAAGTTTCCATATAAGTAGTCCTGCGCCGCAGAGGAATTCCGATGGTGAGAAGAACCATTTGAAGCAGTATTTACTCAATAATGAGTTCCCAGATTCGAAATTTTTATCGTACCTTGGTGATTCTGAGTCTAAGAGCTATATCAAGAGGCTGGGTGACTGGTCTATGAACTATGGTACCGTTCAACAGCGGTCGAAATCACCCGCCAAGGGAGACACTAACGGGGCTACCGGGTCGATTGCAGTGAAGGAAAATTTGGAACCACCGCAGTTCAAACAATACTTGCAGAATAACCAAGCCGCGAATAGCTCAAAGCAGGAATCGTACAGAGACCCTGAATCTGAGCTGATCCTCACTgcatctttgaatgatatcTCGGGTATTCCTACCAATACTTTCAAGAGACATGATCACCATGAAAGAAGACGTTTTTTAAGAAATAGTGATACAAACTCTGTGGCAGCGAGCGAAAGAAGTCtagatgaagaagatgaggatgtGGACCCGGCGCTAGAAGCTCGTGGGGTGTTTGATAACATCCTAAAAGTTCAAAAATCAAACTACGACTTCCATCAGGATAAACCAAAAGATGAGCCTACCGCAAGAGATTCAGATGGGACTTCATCATACCTTGGTGAAAcgccttcttctttatcaCCAAATTTTGGGGTTTACCCCGAGAAGCCAGCCATCGATGGGATAAAGTTAATAACACCTGAAGAGATGGGACTTGTGTTCGATAATGTCAACGGTGTATGGTACAAGCCTCCAACTAAGAATCAGGATATTTCGAGCAGTCGAACGATCGACAATGGCGATTCTACCATATCAGAGGACCAGCGAAGGAGTGAAAGCGGGAGATTCATCGCGACTTCAGCGACTACTAGAGTAGCTAGAAACCAGCCACCTTTACCCATTGACGACGAATTTtcagaagaaagagacGAGGTAGAAGATGATACACCATTGGATGCACCACAAATTAATCCACAATTCTTATTAAGAGGCCAtacgatgaggaagaatatGAAATCAGTTGGTAACACAACACAGAATATGATCGGCAACATAACAACCGCGTCTCAAGTagaaacttcttttcaacaaaataaAAGAGAGTTGATTGCGGTCCTAACAGACGTTATAGCACCTCGTAAGGTGGATTGGAAACAGTTATCGAGTATTAATTTACAAGGAGCCAATTTGAACCAAGTCATGGGCTTGGGCGAGATTTTACCAAGAGTAATCGATTGCAACCTGAATGACAACAATTTAAGAGGTTTACAAGGAATACCGCCAGGAACCATACGACTTACATGTCGAAACAACCAGTTATCGACCTCGTACTTCAACCTAGACGGACTACCGCACTTGGAAACCGTTGACCTCTCACACAATTCTATCGGCCACAATCTCGGCCTACTTGCCAACTGTACCCACCTTCGAGAAGTGGATTTATCGCACAACAAACTCAAGTCTCTGGACGGAAATCTGGGACCCTCCAGAGTCCTCAAACTAAACCTATCGCATAACAAGATCTCCGGGATAATAGACTTTGCCCAATTAATCAAATACAGTCAAGAAAGCGAAGCCGGATGGACCACCATCGAAGAACTGAATctcagcaacaacaacataACATCAGTCAAGAACGTCCGGTGTTTACCAAATTTACGAGTACTTAAACTCGACGAAAATCCCATAGCAGAACTTATAGAGCCCAACGAAATCACCAATCACAATTTAAAGACGCTAACTATAACCAACACACAGGGCGCATTAACACGCATAGGTCAAAATCAACTTCCTTACCGCCGACTGCGCATACTAAGAACGGACTGTTTTCCACAGCTCGCACAATGGCGTTCCATGCCGCGAAGCCTGGAAGAACTGGTTCTAACAAACGGAACAACAGAAAAACTACTACCATGGCAAATCCTACCGAATGCGCTAAGAAGACTCGCGATTACAAAGATCCAAGGTCTGAAAGATCTACCTTCGGATTTAGGAGCACTAATACCGTGCTTACAAGAACTCGACATTTCGAACAACCAATTGGAAAGTTGCTACAAGTTGATCGAAGCGCTTCCAACGCTATGTCTAGTAAGACTGAATCTAAAGAACAATCCCATATGTTCAACAAAGCGAGGATCaaaacaacaacagctaGTCGAAGTTAGCCGTATGGCGTGTCCCCGACTTAAAGAACTGTTAGTTTAG